In Perca fluviatilis chromosome 18, GENO_Pfluv_1.0, whole genome shotgun sequence, one genomic interval encodes:
- the LOC120547048 gene encoding gap junction Cx32.2 protein-like isoform X2 — translation MGEWSFLSSLLDKVQSHSTVIGKVWLSVLFIFRIMILGAGAEKVWGDEQSNMICNTKQPGCKNVCYDQAFPISHIRFWVLQIIFVSTPTLIYLGHVLHVIHREDKIREYMKTHSRTEKLPKYSDDKGHVKIKGDLLGNYMTSIFFRILLEVAFIVGQYYLYGFVMVPRIVCTRVPCPFTVECYMSRPTEKTIFILFMLVVSCISVLLNVVEIFYLACTRSCRRKSKTTAATAIAVHPRLNGDSLMKSEKLSLHDSSHSTA, via the exons ATGGGAGAGTGGAGTTTTCTGTCCTCTCTACTGGACAAGGTCCAGTCCCACTCCACTGTCATTGGGAAGGTCTGGCTCAGTGTGCTCTTCATCTTCAGGATCATGATCCTTGGAGCTGGAGCAGAGAAG GTTTGGGGTGATGAACAGTCGAATATGATTTGCAACACCAAACAGCCTGGTTGCAAGAACGTCTGCTATGACCAAGCCTTCCCAATCTCACACATTCGGTTCTGGGTCCTCCAGATTATCTTCGTCTCGACACCAACACTGATCTACCTTGGTCACGTCCTCCACGTTATCCACAGAGAAGATAAGATAAGAGAATATATGAAGACCCACTCTAGGACTGAAAAACTTCCCAAGTACTCTGACGACAAAGGCCATGTCAAGATTAAAGGCGACCTGCTGGGAAACTACATGACCTCCATATTTTTCAGAATCCTTCTGGAGGTAGCGTTCATCGTTGGGCAGTATTATCTGTATGGGTTTGTCATGGTCCCAAGAATCGTCTGCACCCGAGTCCCATGTCCCTTCACTGTAGAGTGCTACATGTCTCGACCCACAGAGAAGACCATCTTCATCCTCTTCATGCTTGTAGTGTCCTGTATCTCTGTTCTTCTCAACGTAGTAGAGATATTCTACCTGGCGTGTACTCGCTCATGCAGACGAAAGTCTAAAACAACGGCGGCTACTGCTATTGCCGTTCACCCGCGTTTAAACGGTGACAGTCTGATGAAAAGCGAGAAGCTTAGCCTCCATGACTCCAGCCACAGCACAGCCTGA
- the c18h1orf198 gene encoding uncharacterized protein C1orf198 homolog, producing MAAATMAGLDHGLDAHRMEEKKFEYFSSINSMAKKIMQEREKIKANHGSSWEKMTPQEQDSAIDNGMMDPHIRARYAMHRVDREEVVCYPKLLIQTGQKIVHFGEEDITWQDEHSAPFSWETKSQLDFSLTSGPVDQGISASQADLKAVKVPHSSQLAKSTPGAKVSVSEGRRLEEESSFWKISAERSRLEGEQANFQSLTPSQIKSLEKGEKSLPSYLRQETSVTTKEPEAADPHPPAASRSTKQRAPKPPAPHPPIPVSVSATPSISISSSPSPPVSVSSSVAGWERSQSTLPSVSNTVDEVFSTSMMSKPSNHPASVEKEEEGSTASPAFAQFNTSNNILKTGFDFLDNW from the exons ATGGCCGCCGCAACCATGGCGGGGCTCGACCATGGGCTCGACGCCCACAGGATGGAGGAAAAGAAGTTCGAATATTTCTCCTCTATCAACTCCATGGCAAAGAAAATAatgcaggagagggagaaaatcAAAGCCAACCACGGCTCGTCCTGGGAGAAAATGACGCCGCAAGAGCAAGACAGCGCTATCGACAACGGGATGATGGATCCCCATATCCGAGCTCGATACGCCATGCACAGAGTTGACCGTGAAGAAGTGGTCTGTTACCCTAAACTGCTCATTCAGACGGGTCAGAAGATAGTTCATTTCGGGGAAGAG GATATTACCTGGCAAGATGAGCATTCTGCCCCTTTCTCGTGGGAAACAAAG AGCCAGTTGGACTTCAGCTTGACATCAGGCCCTGTTGACCAGGGAATCTCAGCCTCGCAGGCAGACTTAAAGGCTGTAAAGGTACCTCATTCCAGCCAGCTTGCCAAGAGTACACCAGGAGCTAAG GTGTCTGTAAGCGAGGGACGGAGACTAGAGGAAGAGTCGTCTTTCTGGAAGATCAGCGCCGAGAGGTCTAGGCTGGAGGGAGAGCAAGCCAACTTCCAGTCCCTAACCCCCAGCCAGATCAAATCCCTCGAGAAAGGAGAGAAATCCCTCCCCTCCTACCTCCGACAG GAGACCTCTGTCACCACCAAGGAGCCTGAGGCAGCAGACCCCCACCCTCCAGCTGCTTCCAGGTCCACCAAACAGCGAGCACCCAAACCTCCTGCTCCCCACCCCCCTATCCCTGTCTCTGTAAGCGCAACACCATCCATCTCCATTTCGTCAAGCCCATCACCGCCTGTCAGCGTGTCGTCGTCCGTTGCAGGATGGGAGCGATCTCAGAGCACCCTGCCATCGGTCAGCAACACCGTGGATGAGGTGTTCTCCACCAGCATGATGTCCAAGCCCTCCAACCACCCCGCCAGTgtggagaaagaggaagaaggtTCTACTGCCAGCCCCGCCTTTGCCCAG TTCAACACAAGCAACAACATCCTGAAGACTGGATTCGACTTCCTAGACAACTGGTAA
- the clec11a gene encoding C-type lectin domain family 11 member A: MGPAATSLALLCLCSLSVCVPTGTADATPNQASLPEVKKARGDVPDILPEPEPEPTSPVSDFENSYNYVLSRLASMDQAIHKLNVGHYTLDVKVSQLMDRLTRVDAKVGELEDSIQEVYQHSKHNRKEMGRLEGCQKGHRIGYKCYLVYNSYEDYAGASRKCLERGGRIAMPRDRKEQEALADYVKSFFHPGNWPVWLGINDLRSEGMYLFDDGTRVSYFQWRKHFLSSQPDGGRRENCVAMSSDDGDWWDHYCDRTMNYLCEFDDRVAL, encoded by the exons ATGGGACCGGCTGCCACCTCACTCGCTCTCTTGTGTTTATgttctctgagtgtgtgtgttcctacAGGGACGGCCGATGCTACACCAAACCAG gCATCCCTGCCAGAGGTGAAGAAGGCGAGAGGGGACGTTCCTGATATTCTTCCAGAGCCTGAACCAGAGCCAACCAGCCCAGTGTCAGACTTTGAAAACTCATACAACTATGTCT TGTCCAGACTAGCCAGTATGGACCAGGCGATCCACAAGCTGAATGTTGGTCACTACACCCTGGATGTTAAAGTCAGCCAGTTAATGGACCGTCTGACCAGGGTGGACG CTAAAGTCGGGGAGCTGGAGGACAGCATCCAGGAGGTCTACCAGCACAGCAAGCACAACCGCAAGGAGATGGGAAGACTGGAAG GTTGCCAGAAGGGCCACAGGATCGGATACAAATGTTATCTTGTGTACAACAGCTATGAGGACTACGCCGGAGCGTCCAGAAAGTGCCTGGAACGCGGCGGCCGCATTGCAATGCCGCGCGACCGTAAGGAGCAAGAGGCCCTCGCGGACTACGTCAAGTCATTCTTCCACCCGGGGAACTGGCCCGTATGGCTGGGCATCAACGACCTGCGATCTGAGGGCATGTACCTCTTCGACGACGGGACGCGGGTCTCGTACTTCCAGTGGCGCAAACACTTCCTGTCCAGCCAGCCGGACGGAGGGAGGCGGGAGAACTGTGTGGCGATGTCGTCAGACGATGGCGACTGGTGGGACCACTACTGCGATCGGACCATGAACTATCTGTGCGAGTTTGATGACAGGGTGGCACTTTAA
- the gja13.2 gene encoding connexin 32.3, with amino-acid sequence MGDFGFLSGLLDKVQSHSTVIGKIWMSVLFLFRIMVLGAGAESVWGDEQSGFICNTQQPGCENVCYDWTFPISHIRFWVLQIIFVSTPTLVYLGHAVHVLHKENKMRVQLSSPGGARKMPKYTDENGKVKIKGNLLGSYLTQLIVKIIIEAAFIIGQYYLYGFIMVPMFPCSEAPCPFTVECYMSRPTEKTIFIIFMLVVACVSLFLNFIEVFYLICTRVRCGSRPHTYKTTAQNTVSLLDAKLQNKINIELENSQSLGGSLDGAKEEKRPLSGH; translated from the coding sequence ATGGGAGATTTTGGATTTCTGTCAGGCTTGCTGGACAAGGTCCAGTCCCACTCCACAGTTATTGGGAAGATATGGATGAGCGTCCTCTTTCTGTTCCGGATCATGGTTTTGGGTGCAGGTGCTGAGAGCGTCTGGGGCGACGAGCAGTCGGGTTTCATTTGTAACACTCAGCAACCTGGTTGTGAGAACGTCTGCTACGATTGGACCTTCCCCATCTCGCACATTCGCTTCTGGGTCCTCCAGATCATCTTCGTCTCCACGCCAACGCTGGTCTACCTGGGCCATGCCGTGCACGTCCTCCACAAGGAGAACAAGATGAGGGTGCAGCTGTCGAGCCCCGGTGGGGCCCGCAAAATGCCCAAATACACGGACGAAAATGGAAAAGTGAAGATCAAGGGGAACCTGCTGGGGAGTTATCTGACCCAGCTCATAGTCAAGATCATCATTGAGGCTGCCTTCATAATCGGCCAGTACTACCTGTACGGCTTCATCATGGTCCCCATGTTCCCCTGCTCTGAGGCGCCCTGTCCCTTCACTGTGGAGTGCTACATGTCCCGACCCACAGAGAAGACCATCTTTATCATCTTTATGCTGGTGGTGGCCTGCGTCTCTCTGTTTCTTAACTTCATCGAGGTGTTCTACCTGATTTGTACCAGGGTGAGATGTGGGTCCAGGCCTCACACTTACAAGACTACTGCCCAAAACACTGTCAGTCTGTTAGATGCCAAGTTGCAGAACAAGATCAACATAGAGCTAGAGAACAGCCAGAGTCTCGGTGGAAGCCTGGATGGGGCCAAAGAGGAGAAACGACCACTGAGTGGTCATTAA
- the LOC120547048 gene encoding gap junction Cx32.2 protein-like isoform X1 yields MLFLIRSETMGEWSFLSSLLDKVQSHSTVIGKVWLSVLFIFRIMILGAGAEKVWGDEQSNMICNTKQPGCKNVCYDQAFPISHIRFWVLQIIFVSTPTLIYLGHVLHVIHREDKIREYMKTHSRTEKLPKYSDDKGHVKIKGDLLGNYMTSIFFRILLEVAFIVGQYYLYGFVMVPRIVCTRVPCPFTVECYMSRPTEKTIFILFMLVVSCISVLLNVVEIFYLACTRSCRRKSKTTAATAIAVHPRLNGDSLMKSEKLSLHDSSHSTA; encoded by the exons atgcttTTCCTCATCAGATCAGAGACCATGGGAGAGTGGAGTTTTCTGTCCTCTCTACTGGACAAGGTCCAGTCCCACTCCACTGTCATTGGGAAGGTCTGGCTCAGTGTGCTCTTCATCTTCAGGATCATGATCCTTGGAGCTGGAGCAGAGAAG GTTTGGGGTGATGAACAGTCGAATATGATTTGCAACACCAAACAGCCTGGTTGCAAGAACGTCTGCTATGACCAAGCCTTCCCAATCTCACACATTCGGTTCTGGGTCCTCCAGATTATCTTCGTCTCGACACCAACACTGATCTACCTTGGTCACGTCCTCCACGTTATCCACAGAGAAGATAAGATAAGAGAATATATGAAGACCCACTCTAGGACTGAAAAACTTCCCAAGTACTCTGACGACAAAGGCCATGTCAAGATTAAAGGCGACCTGCTGGGAAACTACATGACCTCCATATTTTTCAGAATCCTTCTGGAGGTAGCGTTCATCGTTGGGCAGTATTATCTGTATGGGTTTGTCATGGTCCCAAGAATCGTCTGCACCCGAGTCCCATGTCCCTTCACTGTAGAGTGCTACATGTCTCGACCCACAGAGAAGACCATCTTCATCCTCTTCATGCTTGTAGTGTCCTGTATCTCTGTTCTTCTCAACGTAGTAGAGATATTCTACCTGGCGTGTACTCGCTCATGCAGACGAAAGTCTAAAACAACGGCGGCTACTGCTATTGCCGTTCACCCGCGTTTAAACGGTGACAGTCTGATGAAAAGCGAGAAGCTTAGCCTCCATGACTCCAGCCACAGCACAGCCTGA